The Lentisphaerota bacterium genome includes a region encoding these proteins:
- a CDS encoding dinitrogenase iron-molybdenum cofactor biosynthesis protein, which yields MKVAVAMWNGRISPVFDVARQVLLLDVADGRVIARHEESLPGDGMQAQAARLADLHAEVLICGAISRPMASTLATTGVRVIPFTAGTVDDVIAAWLVGRLPAPALSMPGCCRQHRRCRRGRAGCEGPRTGSERLQQESI from the coding sequence ATGAAAGTGGCGGTGGCCATGTGGAACGGGAGGATTTCGCCGGTGTTCGATGTGGCGAGGCAGGTGTTGTTGCTCGATGTGGCGGACGGTCGTGTGATCGCTCGTCACGAGGAATCCCTACCGGGCGACGGGATGCAGGCACAGGCTGCCCGGCTGGCGGACCTCCATGCCGAGGTGTTGATCTGCGGGGCCATCTCCCGCCCGATGGCAAGCACGCTGGCCACCACGGGCGTGCGCGTGATCCCCTTTACGGCAGGCACCGTCGATGACGTTATCGCCGCGTGGCTGGTCGGCCGCCTCCCCGCCCCGGCGTTAAGCATGCCGGGATGTTGCCGCCAACACCGACGCTGTCGGCGTGGCAGGGCTGGGTGCGAAGGGCCTCGAACGGGGTCTGAACGCTTACAACAGGAGTCCATATGA
- a CDS encoding dinitrogenase iron-molybdenum cofactor biosynthesis protein — protein MKIAITSTGRDMTGAIDPRFGRTPFFLIVDTETNERVVHDNAPNLNAAQGAGIQAAETVARLGALAVITGNVGPKAFRALNAAGIKIYLAKEGTVTDALRAFQAGALPEVSVANVEGHWA, from the coding sequence ATGAAAATCGCGATTACCTCGACGGGAAGGGACATGACAGGTGCCATTGACCCGCGTTTCGGGAGGACCCCGTTCTTCTTGATCGTGGATACGGAAACAAACGAGCGCGTCGTCCACGACAACGCTCCGAATCTGAATGCCGCGCAAGGGGCAGGCATTCAGGCGGCTGAAACCGTTGCGCGGCTGGGGGCGCTGGCCGTAATCACCGGTAACGTGGGGCCCAAGGCATTCCGCGCATTGAACGCGGCTGGGATTAAGATCTATCTCGCAAAGGAAGGCACCGTCACTGATGCTCTCCGGGCCTTCCAGGCAGGGGCTTTGCCTGAAGTTTCCGTTGCCAACGTGGAAGGTCACTGGGCGTAA
- a CDS encoding CGGC domain-containing protein: MNRIGIIICARYRSCGGGKCFRALRERHGAFSRYPASEQAEIIGYSSCGGCPGGNVETVPAEFKKNGATVIHLATGLVVGYPPCPNIRRFKTFIETAYGLPVVIGTHPIPQTYMKIHERLPFWQDNDMADLSKLLLEESSELQATYN; this comes from the coding sequence ATGAACAGAATCGGAATCATCATCTGTGCCCGTTACAGGAGTTGTGGCGGTGGCAAATGCTTTCGGGCGCTACGCGAGCGGCATGGCGCATTTTCACGCTACCCGGCCAGCGAACAGGCTGAAATCATTGGCTACTCGAGTTGTGGGGGCTGTCCGGGGGGAAATGTGGAAACCGTTCCCGCCGAGTTCAAGAAGAACGGCGCCACGGTCATTCATCTGGCCACAGGATTGGTCGTTGGTTATCCGCCATGTCCGAATATTCGGCGATTCAAGACGTTCATCGAAACTGCTTATGGTCTGCCCGTCGTCATTGGCACCCACCCCATCCCGCAAACCTACATGAAGATACATGAAAGACTGCCTTTCTGGCAGGACAACGACATGGCGGACCTTTCCAAACTGCTTCTGGAAGAGTCTTCGGAGCTCCAAGCTACCTATAATTGA
- a CDS encoding (4Fe-4S)-binding protein: protein MKLAIASGKGGTGKTTVAVNLAWTLADMGKGVQYLDCDVEEPNGHIFLNPQITTTAAVGIPVPVVDEATCTACRTCAEICQYHAIAVLKKTLVFPELCHGCGGCVLVCPAGALREETRLIGVVETGQADGVAFVQGRLNVGEPMAPPLIRAVRKKAILDGIAILDAPPGTSCPVVTTVRDADYVLLVTEPTPFGLNDLKLAVEMLRQLRLRHGVVINRADIGDQQVRAFCAAERIPVLLELPDDRRVAEIYSRGQMAVHVLPEWRTLFLDLWKSMEKDA, encoded by the coding sequence ATGAAACTTGCCATTGCCAGCGGCAAGGGAGGAACCGGGAAGACCACCGTGGCGGTCAACCTGGCGTGGACGCTTGCCGACATGGGCAAGGGCGTCCAGTATCTCGATTGCGACGTCGAGGAACCGAACGGCCACATCTTTTTGAACCCCCAGATCACCACAACCGCAGCGGTCGGCATCCCGGTGCCCGTGGTGGACGAGGCAACGTGTACAGCGTGCCGCACGTGTGCGGAAATCTGCCAATACCACGCCATCGCCGTACTGAAAAAGACCCTGGTTTTTCCCGAACTCTGCCACGGGTGCGGGGGGTGCGTCCTCGTGTGCCCCGCAGGAGCGCTCCGCGAGGAGACCCGTCTGATCGGCGTGGTCGAGACAGGGCAGGCCGACGGCGTGGCCTTTGTTCAGGGTCGCTTAAATGTCGGCGAACCCATGGCACCCCCACTGATTCGCGCCGTCAGGAAGAAAGCAATTCTGGATGGCATCGCCATTCTGGACGCTCCTCCGGGCACGTCCTGCCCCGTGGTTACGACCGTGCGGGACGCCGACTACGTGCTCCTGGTCACGGAACCAACGCCATTTGGACTGAATGACCTGAAACTGGCCGTGGAGATGTTGCGGCAACTCCGCCTCCGGCATGGCGTGGTCATCAACCGCGCGGATATCGGCGACCAACAGGTGCGCGCCTTCTGCGCCGCCGAACGCATTCCGGTGCTGTTGGAGCTTCCCGACGACCGCCGGGTGGCGGAGATCTATTCGCGAGGACAGATGGCCGTTCACGTCCTGCCGGAGTGGCGCACGCTGTTCTTGGATTTGTGGAAAAGCATGGAGAAAGACGCATGA
- a CDS encoding 4Fe-4S dicluster domain-containing protein — MRELVVISGKGGTGKTSLIASFAALAGSTGSRQAGNAVLADCDVDAADLHLVLAPTMCRREDFYCGHTATLRQSDCIGCGACLARCRFDAVRKTKGGAGGPTFTIDATACEGCGVCVWSCPVKAIDFSERLSGEWYVSDTRHGPMVHARLIPGGENSGKLVAKVRETARTLAEERKADLILVDGPPGIGCAVIASVSGASQVLVVTEPTLSGAHDMARVLELTRHFNIPTAVCVNKWDLNSDMTERIESEARRTGATVVGRVRYGRAVTDAQLQGRAVVETDAGALGNDVRAIWENLSR, encoded by the coding sequence ATGAGAGAACTCGTCGTCATCAGCGGCAAGGGCGGCACGGGCAAGACCAGCCTGATCGCGTCCTTCGCCGCGTTGGCCGGTTCGACAGGCTCACGGCAGGCCGGGAATGCCGTGCTGGCGGACTGCGACGTGGATGCCGCCGACCTCCACCTCGTGCTGGCGCCCACGATGTGCCGACGTGAAGATTTCTACTGCGGCCATACGGCGACCCTTCGCCAGTCCGACTGCATCGGGTGCGGCGCCTGCCTGGCCCGGTGCCGGTTCGATGCGGTCCGCAAAACCAAAGGCGGCGCTGGCGGGCCCACGTTTACCATTGACGCCACCGCCTGCGAGGGGTGCGGTGTGTGCGTCTGGTCGTGCCCAGTCAAGGCCATTGATTTTTCCGAACGACTCAGCGGTGAATGGTATGTGTCCGACACGCGCCACGGCCCGATGGTCCATGCCCGGCTGATCCCCGGCGGCGAGAACTCCGGCAAACTGGTCGCCAAAGTCCGGGAAACCGCCCGCACACTCGCCGAAGAACGGAAGGCCGACCTCATCCTGGTCGATGGCCCGCCGGGCATCGGTTGTGCCGTGATTGCCTCTGTGAGCGGTGCCTCGCAGGTTCTGGTGGTGACCGAACCCACCCTTTCGGGCGCACACGACATGGCGCGGGTGCTCGAACTCACCCGCCACTTCAACATCCCGACCGCCGTGTGCGTGAACAAGTGGGACTTGAATTCGGACATGACCGAACGAATCGAGTCCGAGGCCCGCCGGACTGGCGCCACTGTCGTTGGGCGCGTGCGTTATGGCCGAGCGGTGACGGACGCCCAGTTGCAGGGGCGCGCCGTGGTCGAGACGGATGCCGGGGCGTTGGGTAACGACGTCCGCGCGATATGGGAGAATCTGTCCCGATGA
- a CDS encoding MBL fold metallo-hydrolase, with protein sequence MGESVPMTITILAENTALTRNVLGEHGLAFWLESQEHRLLFDTGQGRILTDNAQALGVDLHAVNTIVLSHGHYDHTGALPTVLHQATGVVMLHAHPDALLPKYRRNQSGVREIGMSEESRAAITGERCRFIPSRRVTQVAPGLYATGEIPRRHPEETITESFCRDPLGRDPDLLLDDQALYFDSPFGSIVLLGCAHAGIINTLDHVQTLTGNQPLHAVIGGTHLRAAHADRLDWTIRELRRFNIACLVPLHCTGQPAGAALWSAFPNTCREGGAGTVFEFQERLTTHPEQTPNPKGRLSPMKIAIPIAEGKLCMHFGHCNQFALLDVDEKAKTVTNKQMLTPPPHEPGVLPRWLHDQGATVIIAGGMGSRAQNLFAENGIQVVVGAPAETPETLVAHYLTGTLVSGTNVCDH encoded by the coding sequence ATGGGAGAATCTGTCCCGATGACAATTACCATTTTAGCCGAGAATACGGCGCTGACACGCAACGTGCTTGGCGAGCACGGACTGGCCTTTTGGCTGGAATCACAGGAGCACCGCTTGCTTTTTGATACGGGCCAGGGGCGCATACTGACCGACAATGCGCAAGCTCTGGGCGTGGATTTGCATGCGGTGAACACAATCGTTCTCAGTCATGGTCACTACGACCATACCGGCGCATTGCCCACCGTGTTGCATCAGGCGACAGGCGTCGTGATGCTGCATGCCCATCCGGATGCCCTGCTGCCAAAGTACCGCCGAAACCAATCCGGCGTGCGTGAAATCGGCATGTCCGAAGAATCACGAGCGGCCATTACAGGCGAGCGATGCCGCTTCATCCCGTCTCGACGGGTCACTCAGGTTGCGCCTGGGCTTTACGCCACAGGCGAAATTCCGCGCCGTCATCCCGAAGAGACCATCACCGAGTCGTTCTGCCGCGATCCACTCGGGCGCGATCCTGATCTTTTACTGGATGACCAGGCTCTTTATTTTGATAGTCCGTTCGGCTCCATCGTTCTGCTCGGGTGCGCGCATGCGGGCATCATCAACACCCTCGACCACGTGCAGACGCTGACCGGCAACCAGCCGTTGCATGCCGTGATTGGCGGCACACACTTACGCGCGGCACACGCGGATCGGCTGGATTGGACGATTCGTGAATTGCGCCGATTCAACATTGCTTGTCTGGTTCCCTTGCACTGCACAGGACAGCCAGCGGGTGCAGCCCTTTGGTCGGCCTTCCCCAACACCTGCCGCGAAGGGGGTGCGGGAACTGTATTTGAGTTTCAAGAAAGGCTCACCACACACCCAGAACAAACCCCCAACCCAAAAGGACGGTTATCACCTATGAAAATCGCTATACCGATCGCCGAAGGCAAACTCTGCATGCACTTTGGCCACTGCAACCAGTTCGCCCTGCTCGACGTTGATGAAAAGGCCAAGACGGTCACCAACAAGCAGATGCTCACGCCGCCGCCACACGAACCCGGGGTCTTGCCTCGCTGGCTGCACGATCAAGGCGCCACGGTCATCATCGCAGGCGGCATGGGCAGTCGCGCGCAGAATTTGTTTGCGGAAAACGGCATCCAGGTAGTGGTGGGCGCACCGGCCGAAACGCCGGAAACCCTGGTGGCCCACTATCTGACGGGAACGCTCGTGTCCGGGACAAATGTCTGTGACCACTGA
- a CDS encoding PaaI family thioesterase encodes MSVTTEPSAEKKEALRSRLHAHCLLCGGEHAQGFRLAFEAHADGHVEASFPCDPHYQGYTGYLHGGVIASLLDSAMTNCLFTHGHVAMTGELKVRFLKPVIVNRPVVVSARLDAPHAPLFKVSGEVRQHGEVMARATAKFVEVRLSNAGLLDARHAAGASV; translated from the coding sequence ATGTCTGTGACCACTGAGCCCTCAGCGGAAAAGAAGGAGGCCCTGCGGTCACGTCTGCATGCGCACTGTTTACTTTGCGGCGGAGAACACGCGCAGGGCTTCCGTCTCGCATTTGAAGCGCACGCCGATGGGCATGTGGAGGCTTCCTTCCCGTGTGACCCACACTACCAAGGCTACACGGGGTATCTGCACGGAGGTGTCATTGCCTCGCTTCTGGACAGTGCCATGACAAACTGCCTATTCACCCATGGACATGTCGCCATGACGGGCGAACTGAAGGTGAGGTTTCTCAAACCGGTCATCGTGAATCGCCCTGTTGTGGTCAGCGCCCGTCTGGACGCACCTCATGCCCCGTTGTTCAAAGTGAGTGGCGAGGTTCGCCAACACGGCGAGGTCATGGCACGCGCAACCGCCAAGTTTGTAGAAGTGCGACTATC